In one window of Desulfonatronum thioautotrophicum DNA:
- a CDS encoding ABC-F family ATP-binding cassette domain-containing protein: protein MTAPILVSVSGLSKAFTAHPLFSNISMGLAEGERTGLIGPNGSGKSTLLKILAGVEEPDQGEVHQRKTTRVVYLPQEDRFHPGETVEQALLSVLAQADFGGPFSTPDAETPADRPGAHPAGHTAEDAYQRVWTISSRMNLPAGSTLVDSLSGGWRKRLALARALIQEPDLLLLDEPTNHLDLEGILWLEKILLQVPFAFVLVSHDRVFLETVTNRIVELNRVYPEGYLRVEGNYSTFLDKREAFVVAQETHEQVLANKVRREIEWLRRGPKARTTKAQARIDEAHRLQDELADVSNRNTLKQTVDIAFDTTGRKTKRLLEAKGLGLTLGGKRLFSELDMLLSPGTRLGIMGANGTGKSSLMQLLYGHLQPDQGTLRKADGLRMVYFDQKREQLDPEITLRHALAPTGDTVVFQDRALHVVTWAKRFLFRPDQLGSPISLLSGGERARVLIARLMRTPADVLLLDEPTNDIDIPTLEVLEEGLREFPGAIVLITHDRYLLDTLCDKLLALGHGENGPGEARYFADYAQWLASRSAPNAPSESADRIPRGTGRGTEPAKTKIRRTTKLSYAEQRELDGLADRIREAENVEQELRQALDAPENATDAEALTSLTTRLEHAEADLLDLYERLDKLETKQQELEHAPT, encoded by the coding sequence ATGACCGCACCGATTCTCGTTTCCGTTAGCGGCCTGAGCAAGGCCTTCACGGCTCATCCGCTTTTTTCGAACATCTCCATGGGATTGGCCGAAGGCGAGCGGACCGGGCTGATCGGTCCCAATGGTTCCGGGAAGTCCACTCTGCTCAAAATCCTCGCCGGCGTGGAAGAGCCGGACCAGGGCGAGGTTCACCAACGCAAAACCACGCGCGTGGTTTATCTGCCCCAGGAGGATCGCTTTCACCCCGGAGAGACGGTGGAACAAGCCCTTCTGAGTGTCCTCGCCCAGGCGGACTTTGGCGGACCATTCAGCACACCTGATGCGGAAACACCGGCCGATCGGCCTGGCGCCCACCCCGCCGGACATACGGCCGAGGATGCCTACCAACGCGTCTGGACCATTTCCAGCCGCATGAACCTGCCCGCAGGCTCGACCCTGGTGGACAGCCTTTCCGGCGGTTGGCGCAAACGCCTGGCCTTGGCCCGGGCCCTGATCCAGGAACCGGACCTGCTGCTGCTGGACGAGCCCACCAACCATCTGGATCTGGAGGGCATCCTTTGGCTGGAAAAAATCCTGCTGCAGGTTCCCTTTGCGTTTGTACTGGTCAGCCACGACCGGGTCTTTCTGGAAACCGTCACCAACCGAATCGTGGAACTAAACCGCGTCTACCCCGAGGGATATCTGCGAGTTGAGGGAAATTACAGCACGTTTTTGGACAAACGCGAAGCCTTTGTCGTGGCGCAGGAAACCCACGAACAGGTATTGGCCAATAAGGTTCGCCGGGAGATCGAATGGCTGCGTCGCGGCCCCAAGGCCCGGACCACCAAGGCCCAAGCCCGCATTGACGAGGCCCATCGGCTCCAGGACGAGTTGGCTGACGTCAGCAACCGCAATACGCTGAAACAGACCGTGGATATTGCCTTCGATACCACGGGCCGCAAAACCAAACGTTTGCTGGAAGCCAAAGGCCTGGGGCTGACACTCGGAGGCAAAAGACTGTTTTCCGAATTGGACATGCTCCTCTCACCAGGTACACGCCTGGGCATCATGGGGGCCAATGGAACGGGAAAAAGCAGCCTGATGCAGCTGCTGTACGGGCATCTTCAGCCGGATCAAGGCACTCTGCGCAAGGCTGACGGCTTGCGCATGGTTTATTTCGATCAGAAACGCGAGCAGCTCGACCCCGAAATCACCCTGCGCCATGCCCTGGCACCCACGGGCGACACCGTGGTCTTTCAGGACCGTGCCCTGCATGTGGTCACCTGGGCCAAACGCTTTTTGTTCAGACCGGACCAACTCGGATCGCCCATTTCCCTGCTTTCCGGCGGAGAACGGGCCAGGGTGCTGATTGCCCGGCTGATGCGCACCCCCGCGGACGTCCTGCTCCTGGATGAGCCCACCAACGACATCGACATCCCCACCCTGGAAGTGCTTGAAGAAGGGTTGCGGGAGTTTCCCGGGGCCATCGTGCTGATCACCCACGATCGCTATCTTTTGGACACGTTGTGCGACAAACTGCTCGCCTTGGGACACGGTGAAAACGGTCCGGGCGAGGCGCGCTACTTCGCGGACTATGCCCAATGGCTGGCATCGCGCTCAGCACCCAATGCTCCCTCAGAAAGTGCCGACCGGATCCCCAGGGGGACTGGCAGAGGGACTGAGCCGGCCAAAACCAAAATCCGGCGCACGACCAAACTCTCCTACGCAGAGCAGCGCGAGCTGGATGGGTTGGCGGATCGAATCCGCGAGGCCGAAAACGTGGAGCAGGAGCTTCGCCAAGCCTTGGATGCTCCGGAAAATGCCACCGACGCGGAGGCCCTGACGTCGCTGACCACGCGCCTGGAACACGCCGAAGCCGATCTCTTGGACCTCTATGAGCGCCTGGATAAACTGGAGACCAAACAACAGGAATTGGAACATGCTCCGACGTAA
- a CDS encoding HEPN domain-containing protein, whose amino-acid sequence MSEPERILADKARKWMHFAEEDLRLAEHALQLASGCPYRLIAYHAQQCAEKYIKAFLVYSDIDFPYTHNIRKLIRLCGDDIFQALQDADALTPFAVTTRYPGLDDEVSKPEALSAIALAKKVRRHISRILIEKGLSMRESDNAP is encoded by the coding sequence ATGAGCGAGCCTGAAAGGATATTGGCCGACAAGGCTCGCAAGTGGATGCACTTTGCCGAGGAAGACCTTCGTTTGGCCGAGCACGCCCTGCAACTTGCCAGTGGGTGTCCGTATCGGCTTATAGCCTATCACGCGCAACAGTGCGCCGAAAAGTACATCAAGGCTTTCCTGGTCTATAGCGACATCGACTTTCCATATACCCACAACATTAGAAAATTGATTCGCCTCTGCGGCGACGATATCTTTCAAGCGCTTCAGGATGCGGACGCCTTGACCCCGTTTGCGGTAACGACCCGCTATCCTGGCCTGGACGACGAAGTCAGCAAGCCAGAAGCTCTCTCCGCGATTGCCCTCGCAAAAAAGGTCAGACGGCACATTTCGCGGATACTGATCGAAAAAGGCTTGTCAATGCGGGAAAGCGATAACGCACCCTAA
- a CDS encoding ATP-binding protein — protein sequence MSAFFLSLHRRSFQSKINLGLALIIICFGLLLGAINYAVSSRAVLREALMRGEMLSMNLSARSTESILSMNFLRLTNLVTEIVDRDDRNDLVYAFILDRHGQVLAHTFRDGFPVALLHVNPVEDHQPFGMRFLDTGRERLYDFAAPVMVGSTRVGTVRLALSHTTIKAAIDRLMWINLAATIGATFLALFVGSLFARTVTRRINALRHSAEQVVKGNLDVQISPAPDRNCWEIMNCTEQRCPAHEDRLRRCWYVAGTFCPDCSAGNFPDKLDDCRNCTVYCRNSGDEIQSLAESFDFMALTLKNHIEELRRSEGNLARQKQLLNTILDVTPDMVTLQDVELIYLAVNKAFCRHVGREESEIVGSTDFDIFSDEQADRNYHEDMQILLTRQPLSKEIMTRGSKGKKWHHVVKVPVEENDRVIGLLTTARDITVVKQYQEKLIHSQKMEDLGRLAGGVAHEINTPLSIILGYSQLLLKDFPPDDPVAQDIEIIEKQAQVCRKIVADLLSFSRTTEQAALPMDINASLREVADLVEHIFRQNRIVINLHLDDRIPPVSGDKERLKQVWMNLFNNAADAIGMDGCISVTSKLCAHRRRLVVAVADTGGGVDENDLDKIFEPFFTTKPVDKGTGLGLSVTFGIIKDHGGRISAISPVPSEYMDVSPACTGESGPGTVFFVELPLEGNELPPDECIEIPKKET from the coding sequence ATGAGCGCTTTTTTCCTTTCCCTGCACCGCCGTTCTTTCCAGAGCAAGATCAATCTCGGTCTGGCCCTGATCATCATCTGCTTTGGCCTGCTGCTGGGAGCCATCAACTACGCGGTCAGCTCCCGAGCGGTGCTTCGGGAAGCCTTGATGCGCGGCGAAATGTTGTCCATGAACCTTTCAGCTCGCTCCACGGAATCCATCCTGTCCATGAACTTCCTGCGCCTGACCAACCTGGTGACTGAAATCGTGGACCGTGACGACCGGAATGATCTGGTCTACGCCTTTATCCTGGACCGCCACGGCCAGGTGCTGGCCCACACCTTTCGGGACGGATTTCCCGTGGCTCTGCTCCACGTCAACCCGGTTGAGGACCATCAGCCCTTTGGGATGCGCTTTTTGGATACGGGACGAGAACGGCTCTACGATTTTGCCGCGCCGGTAATGGTTGGAAGTACGCGGGTGGGCACGGTGCGCCTGGCTTTGTCCCACACCACCATCAAAGCGGCCATTGACCGCCTGATGTGGATCAATCTGGCCGCCACCATCGGGGCGACCTTTTTGGCCCTGTTCGTGGGCAGCCTCTTTGCCCGCACCGTGACCCGAAGAATCAATGCTCTGCGCCATTCCGCGGAACAGGTGGTCAAGGGCAACCTGGACGTACAGATCAGCCCCGCCCCGGACCGAAACTGCTGGGAGATCATGAATTGCACGGAGCAGAGATGCCCGGCCCATGAGGACAGGTTGCGTCGCTGCTGGTACGTTGCCGGCACTTTTTGCCCGGACTGCTCCGCAGGCAACTTCCCGGACAAGCTTGACGACTGTCGAAACTGCACGGTCTATTGCCGTAATTCCGGCGATGAAATCCAAAGTTTGGCCGAATCCTTCGACTTCATGGCCCTGACCTTGAAGAACCACATTGAGGAACTGCGCCGGTCCGAGGGCAACCTTGCCCGGCAAAAGCAGCTCTTAAACACCATCCTGGACGTCACGCCGGACATGGTCACCCTCCAGGACGTAGAGCTGATTTACTTAGCCGTGAACAAGGCCTTTTGTCGGCACGTGGGCCGGGAAGAATCCGAAATCGTCGGCAGTACGGATTTCGATATTTTCAGCGACGAGCAGGCCGACCGCAATTATCATGAAGACATGCAGATTCTGCTCACCAGGCAGCCCCTGTCCAAGGAAATCATGACCCGTGGAAGCAAGGGCAAAAAGTGGCACCATGTGGTCAAGGTTCCGGTGGAGGAAAACGACCGGGTGATCGGACTCCTGACCACGGCCCGGGACATTACCGTGGTCAAGCAGTACCAGGAGAAACTGATCCATTCCCAGAAGATGGAGGACCTGGGACGGCTGGCCGGCGGCGTGGCCCATGAGATCAACACCCCGCTGAGCATCATCCTCGGCTACTCCCAACTGCTGCTCAAGGACTTCCCTCCCGACGATCCCGTGGCCCAGGACATCGAGATCATTGAGAAGCAGGCCCAGGTTTGCCGCAAGATCGTGGCCGACCTGCTCAGTTTTTCCCGAACCACCGAGCAGGCCGCCCTGCCCATGGACATCAACGCCTCTCTGCGGGAAGTGGCCGACCTGGTGGAGCACATCTTCCGGCAGAACAGGATCGTCATCAACCTGCACCTGGACGACCGGATTCCGCCCGTTTCCGGAGACAAGGAGCGACTGAAGCAGGTCTGGATGAATCTGTTCAACAATGCCGCGGATGCCATCGGTATGGACGGATGCATTTCCGTCACCTCCAAGCTCTGCGCCCATCGTCGACGGCTTGTGGTGGCCGTGGCTGATACCGGGGGCGGAGTGGATGAGAACGACCTGGACAAGATCTTTGAACCGTTTTTCACCACCAAACCCGTGGACAAAGGCACAGGGCTGGGGCTATCCGTGACCTTCGGCATCATCAAAGACCACGGCGGACGAATCAGCGCCATCAGTCCGGTGCCCAGCGAATACATGGACGTTTCCCCGGCCTGCACCGGCGAGTCCGGGCCAGGCACGGTCTTTTTCGTGGAGCTGCCTCTGGAGGGCAACGAACTCCCGCCGGACGAGTGCATTGAAATTCCCAAAAAGGAGACGTGA
- a CDS encoding PEP/pyruvate-binding domain-containing protein produces MALASIKRWAERVFTPDEAIRRQFSLFQELLHEDKLCLKNITRLEEIGRKPILVDWSRVELLTRHLLDRMDRLADRLQHMAPEGYPGLAPACGQVREEIEALLGQEHWRPERPYVLHLEKGPATESAREIMGGKAQGLAQIIARTDIPVPPAMVLTTNAYQRFLEANGLRKMICKKLLTLDLRRPERLERIAAQIREAIQQGDVPEDMAEDVEAALDRLSSLTQALPEGNGKVSSEPLFAVRSSALAEDGDASFAGQYTTRLNVSRQDFWAAYKDVLAGKFSTKTLTYRLHYGLSDAQTAMAALVLPMIQAKTSGVVYSRDPLDLCKGACLVISAVAGAGSRLVDGSAVPDTFLVSRKNPAHFLAKQAAPEQNNPPLPSLGEQLCLDDASATSLARWGLELEEIFERPQDIEWTQDHSGGLMVLQSRPIHVPDSTRDADLEVPVSTDGPDDGDDTNHSTPQPSEHVGSILDVGTPASTGIAVGPIHRITSQTNLDTVPQGAVVVAPGIPPSLVQIIHKAAGVIAEQGGKASHFASVAREFGLPVIVGFGSGAAALEQDRLVTIDAHRGVVYDGEIQELLQWQKKQLAKPVTPFQRQMAPLLQRIASLNLTDPEADTFTPKHCRSVHDVVRFVHEHGTREMFSLMDTKGRGMRRAKPLESEIPIVMHVLDLGQGLCAGAENERALTLEHVRSGPMLAVWSGLTDKDVAWSEGLLHLDWERFDQVSGGIFSLKSSLLSSYALLGRHYAHLLLRFGYHFAVLDTLAGERAEENYIQFRFKGGGGADEKKNWRLEMIQGVLQAFDFQVRIREDLLEAKCARLDRQRTELRLNVLGYLLGRTPLLDMALESRDHALRLAEEMRTKWNQAEERS; encoded by the coding sequence ATGGCACTTGCATCCATCAAGCGCTGGGCCGAGCGGGTCTTCACTCCGGACGAGGCGATTCGCCGCCAGTTCTCTTTGTTTCAGGAACTGTTGCATGAAGACAAGCTTTGCCTGAAAAACATTACCCGGCTGGAAGAGATCGGTCGGAAGCCGATTCTGGTGGACTGGTCCCGGGTGGAGTTGCTGACGCGTCATCTTCTGGACCGCATGGACCGCTTGGCCGACCGGCTCCAGCATATGGCCCCAGAGGGCTACCCAGGGCTGGCCCCGGCCTGCGGGCAGGTTCGCGAAGAAATCGAGGCCCTTCTCGGTCAGGAGCACTGGCGACCGGAAAGACCGTACGTGCTGCACCTTGAAAAAGGTCCGGCCACGGAAAGCGCCCGCGAAATCATGGGCGGCAAGGCCCAAGGATTGGCTCAAATCATTGCCAGGACCGACATCCCCGTACCCCCGGCCATGGTTCTCACCACCAATGCCTACCAACGTTTTCTGGAAGCCAACGGGCTGCGGAAGATGATTTGCAAGAAACTTCTGACTCTGGACCTCCGACGACCCGAACGGCTGGAACGCATTGCTGCCCAAATCCGGGAGGCCATCCAGCAGGGCGACGTTCCTGAGGACATGGCCGAGGATGTCGAGGCAGCCTTGGATCGGCTCAGCTCACTGACCCAAGCGCTCCCCGAAGGCAACGGCAAGGTCTCCTCGGAACCGCTGTTCGCCGTGCGCAGCAGTGCCTTGGCCGAGGACGGGGACGCCTCCTTCGCCGGTCAGTACACGACGCGACTCAATGTCTCCCGCCAGGATTTTTGGGCGGCTTACAAGGACGTCCTGGCTGGAAAATTTTCCACGAAGACATTGACCTACCGGCTGCACTACGGACTGAGCGATGCCCAGACGGCCATGGCCGCGTTGGTTCTGCCGATGATCCAAGCCAAAACCAGCGGGGTGGTCTACAGCCGCGACCCCCTGGATCTGTGCAAGGGCGCCTGTCTGGTGATCTCGGCCGTGGCTGGGGCGGGCAGTCGGCTGGTGGACGGCAGCGCGGTTCCGGACACTTTTTTGGTCTCTCGCAAGAATCCGGCACATTTTCTGGCCAAGCAGGCCGCCCCGGAACAAAACAATCCGCCTCTGCCATCTCTGGGCGAACAGCTCTGCCTGGACGACGCCTCCGCGACAAGCCTGGCCCGTTGGGGACTTGAACTGGAAGAAATCTTCGAACGCCCCCAGGACATCGAGTGGACCCAGGACCACTCCGGTGGCCTGATGGTCCTGCAATCCCGCCCGATCCACGTCCCTGATTCTACGCGGGATGCAGACCTCGAAGTCCCGGTTTCGACTGATGGCCCTGACGATGGGGACGATACGAACCATTCCACCCCCCAGCCATCTGAGCACGTGGGCTCGATCCTGGACGTGGGCACCCCGGCCAGCACCGGGATCGCCGTCGGCCCGATACACCGCATTACCTCACAAACAAATCTGGATACCGTGCCCCAAGGGGCCGTGGTCGTTGCTCCGGGCATCCCGCCCTCCCTGGTCCAAATCATCCATAAGGCGGCGGGCGTCATCGCCGAACAGGGCGGCAAGGCCAGCCATTTCGCCTCCGTGGCCCGGGAGTTCGGCCTGCCGGTGATCGTGGGTTTTGGAAGCGGGGCCGCGGCTCTGGAACAGGACCGCTTGGTAACCATCGACGCCCATCGCGGCGTGGTTTACGATGGTGAAATCCAGGAACTGCTTCAATGGCAAAAAAAACAGCTGGCCAAGCCAGTAACGCCTTTCCAGCGGCAAATGGCCCCGTTGCTCCAGCGAATCGCGTCCCTGAACCTGACCGACCCGGAGGCCGACACCTTCACTCCGAAGCATTGTCGCAGTGTTCACGATGTGGTCCGCTTTGTTCATGAACACGGCACCCGGGAGATGTTCTCCCTGATGGACACCAAGGGCCGCGGCATGCGTCGGGCCAAGCCGTTGGAGAGCGAAATACCCATTGTCATGCACGTCTTGGACCTGGGCCAGGGGCTGTGCGCCGGAGCCGAGAATGAGCGGGCCCTGACCCTGGAACATGTGCGGAGCGGGCCGATGCTGGCCGTGTGGTCGGGGCTGACGGATAAAGACGTGGCCTGGTCCGAGGGGCTACTCCATCTGGACTGGGAACGCTTTGACCAGGTCAGCGGCGGCATCTTCAGCCTCAAGTCTTCCCTGCTCAGCAGCTATGCCTTGCTGGGCCGCCACTACGCCCACCTGCTGCTGCGTTTTGGTTACCATTTCGCCGTGCTGGACACCCTGGCCGGTGAGCGGGCCGAAGAAAACTACATCCAGTTTCGGTTCAAAGGTGGTGGCGGGGCCGACGAGAAAAAGAACTGGCGCCTGGAAATGATCCAGGGTGTGCTCCAGGCCTTTGACTTCCAGGTCCGAATCCGTGAAGACCTGCTGGAAGCCAAGTGCGCGCGCCTGGATCGACAACGCACCGAGTTGCGGCTGAATGTTCTGGGGTACCTCCTGGGGCGTACCCCGCTGCTGGACATGGCCCTGGAAAGCCGCGACCATGCCCTGCGCCTGGCCGAGGAGATGCGAACCAAGTGGAATCAGGCTGAGGAGCGATCATGA
- the amrB gene encoding AmmeMemoRadiSam system protein B: MDRNPVVAGKFYPGTQQAWEAEVRGLLPPADTAHKAYLAMLPHAGYMYSGAIAGKTLAEVHVPETVLLLGPNHTGQGSPLALWPEGRWLLPGAHLDVDATLAQHILEAIPEIQADHQAHLQEHSLEVILPFLWAIQPQTKIVPLAVAEPRLDVLQHTAQELAKVLKKWPSPVLILVSSDMSHFVSADQAKEKDTLALQAALARTPEKLYATVRDERISMCGMLPMVLGLSTANQLGASHARLIAYGTSGDVTGEFSQVVGYAGVVVE, translated from the coding sequence ATGGACCGCAACCCTGTCGTTGCCGGCAAATTTTATCCCGGCACACAACAAGCCTGGGAGGCCGAAGTTCGCGGCCTTCTTCCTCCGGCAGATACGGCCCACAAAGCATACCTGGCCATGCTGCCCCATGCCGGATACATGTATTCCGGAGCCATTGCCGGCAAAACCCTGGCAGAGGTGCATGTTCCGGAAACCGTGCTCCTGCTCGGCCCCAACCATACCGGACAGGGAAGTCCTTTAGCCCTGTGGCCGGAGGGTCGCTGGCTGCTGCCCGGTGCGCACCTGGATGTGGATGCAACACTGGCTCAACACATCCTGGAAGCCATTCCGGAGATCCAGGCGGACCACCAAGCCCACCTCCAGGAACATTCCCTGGAGGTCATCCTGCCCTTTCTCTGGGCCATCCAGCCACAGACCAAAATCGTGCCGCTGGCCGTGGCTGAACCGCGCCTGGACGTGTTGCAGCACACTGCCCAAGAACTGGCCAAGGTGCTCAAAAAGTGGCCCAGCCCGGTGCTGATCCTTGTCAGCTCAGACATGAGCCACTTCGTGTCCGCCGATCAGGCCAAGGAAAAAGACACCCTGGCCCTGCAGGCCGCCTTGGCGCGCACTCCGGAAAAACTCTATGCAACCGTCCGGGATGAGCGGATCTCCATGTGCGGGATGTTGCCCATGGTCCTGGGACTCTCCACAGCCAACCAGCTCGGCGCGAGTCATGCCCGCCTGATTGCTTACGGCACCTCGGGCGACGTTACCGGGGAATTTTCCCAAGTGGTCGGTTACGCCGGGGTGGTCGTGGAATAA
- a CDS encoding nucleotidyltransferase domain-containing protein, with protein sequence MATTVTEQELLQIRDKLSSRFQLSKIILFGSQAAGVADEGSDVDLLVITDFHGKRRQMMVEMNRALDDVRHAVDVMILTPDEYEVEKRIPGTIARHAGGHGRVIYERA encoded by the coding sequence ATGGCAACCACCGTGACGGAGCAAGAACTTCTCCAGATCCGGGACAAACTAAGTTCTCGTTTCCAGTTGTCGAAAATCATTTTGTTCGGATCCCAGGCCGCTGGGGTCGCGGACGAAGGGAGTGATGTCGATTTGTTGGTCATCACGGACTTTCACGGCAAAAGAAGGCAAATGATGGTCGAGATGAACAGAGCTCTTGACGATGTGCGGCATGCCGTGGATGTGATGATCCTCACTCCTGATGAGTATGAAGTTGAAAAACGCATTCCCGGTACCATAGCCAGACATGCCGGGGGCCATGGCAGGGTCATTTATGAGCGAGCCTGA
- a CDS encoding protein-tyrosine phosphatase family protein, whose protein sequence is MSETGAYPLYWVTPNLATGPAPMSYDHLEYLQEEGVDAILNLCAEYCDLHDIESKQGFEVHYLPIEDEEAPQLQVLEEALAWLDEAIYLGKKVYVHCRHGIGRTGTVISAYLLRRGLGSKLVKQKIKKLRSQPANFDQWWLVRKIGKKEGRLTIREPSLEWKSLVDLSPFFADHEQLLEEADQRVETQDPAPKWCGRDHTHCCTLYLEVSLIEAAYLTHHLNRKLSSADRLAAIERSVETTRTIRTLRREAKEGDLAARYNESGLLCPLLRDVHCLVYPSRPLACRLHGLPDEPGNTAFMESLSSRTEQLSQELFLALTGNFFKRSRVGFPLVDVISGRFVQSFFHLLSLGADTPESPPRPS, encoded by the coding sequence ATGAGCGAGACAGGAGCATACCCTCTTTATTGGGTCACCCCGAACCTGGCCACCGGGCCGGCGCCCATGTCCTACGATCACCTGGAATACCTCCAGGAAGAGGGCGTGGACGCCATCCTCAATCTTTGTGCCGAGTACTGCGACCTGCACGACATCGAATCCAAACAGGGCTTTGAGGTCCACTACCTGCCCATCGAAGACGAGGAAGCGCCTCAACTCCAGGTTCTGGAAGAGGCTTTGGCCTGGTTGGACGAGGCCATTTACCTGGGCAAGAAGGTCTACGTACATTGCCGCCATGGGATTGGGCGGACCGGAACGGTCATTTCCGCCTACCTCCTGCGACGAGGCCTGGGCAGCAAACTGGTCAAACAGAAAATCAAGAAGCTGCGTTCCCAGCCGGCAAATTTTGATCAATGGTGGCTGGTGCGCAAGATCGGCAAGAAAGAAGGCCGGCTGACCATCCGGGAACCCTCCTTGGAGTGGAAGTCCCTGGTGGACCTGAGTCCATTCTTCGCGGACCACGAACAGTTGCTGGAAGAGGCTGACCAGCGGGTGGAAACACAAGACCCGGCCCCGAAATGGTGTGGCCGGGACCATACCCACTGCTGCACCCTGTACCTGGAGGTCAGCCTGATCGAGGCCGCCTACCTGACCCATCACCTCAACCGCAAACTCTCCAGCGCAGACCGCCTGGCGGCCATCGAACGCTCCGTGGAAACCACCCGGACCATCCGTACCTTGCGCCGGGAGGCCAAGGAAGGTGATTTGGCCGCCCGCTACAACGAATCCGGACTGCTTTGCCCTCTGCTGCGCGATGTCCACTGCCTGGTCTATCCCTCGCGGCCCCTGGCCTGTCGTCTGCACGGCCTGCCTGATGAACCCGGAAATACGGCCTTTATGGAGTCGCTCTCCTCCCGAACGGAACAGCTCTCTCAAGAACTGTTTCTGGCCCTGACCGGCAATTTTTTCAAGCGCTCCCGTGTGGGTTTTCCCTTGGTGGACGTGATTTCCGGCCGATTTGTCCAGTCGTTTTTTCACCTTCTTTCCCTCGGCGCCGACACTCCGGAAAGCCCGCCTCGGCCATCCTGA
- a CDS encoding phosphate/phosphite/phosphonate ABC transporter substrate-binding protein — translation MALAGCGDQPTPVKVDMTQREESAAGARQPVITYAYLPQFSHTVSFERHHRLVQYLTETTGLNIQQIFPETFHEHMLMVAQGKIDISYANPFVYALTAEHSEAKVFAKILEPSGEANFGGLIIIRTDNPDIHSLQDVRGKRWIAVDQFSAGGYLFGLGYFIDNDIRPEDFAEIVFAPGPGGKQESVILGVYAGRYDVGTVREGALELLEDKIDMSQIKILAHTPRYPGWSFAARAGLAEEVVRDLKEAMFALDIDDPDHRLILESAAMRGIIPAAPEDFDAVRELVRRAGLE, via the coding sequence ATGGCCTTAGCCGGTTGCGGCGATCAGCCAACCCCGGTCAAGGTGGACATGACGCAACGCGAGGAGTCGGCGGCCGGAGCACGCCAGCCTGTGATCACCTATGCGTACCTGCCCCAGTTTTCCCATACTGTCTCCTTTGAACGGCATCACCGACTGGTCCAATATCTTACTGAAACCACGGGCTTGAATATCCAGCAGATCTTCCCGGAAACCTTCCATGAGCACATGCTTATGGTCGCCCAGGGCAAGATCGACATTTCCTACGCCAATCCCTTTGTCTATGCACTGACCGCGGAGCATTCCGAGGCCAAGGTCTTTGCCAAAATCTTGGAACCCAGTGGTGAAGCGAACTTCGGCGGCCTGATCATCATTCGGACCGACAATCCAGATATCCACTCGTTGCAGGACGTGCGCGGAAAGCGCTGGATCGCAGTGGACCAGTTCTCAGCTGGTGGCTACCTGTTCGGCCTGGGCTACTTCATCGACAATGACATCCGTCCCGAAGACTTTGCGGAAATCGTCTTTGCCCCTGGCCCGGGCGGCAAACAGGAAAGTGTCATCCTGGGAGTCTACGCCGGGCGTTATGATGTGGGTACGGTGCGCGAGGGCGCGCTGGAGCTGCTGGAAGACAAGATTGACATGAGCCAGATCAAAATACTGGCTCACACGCCCCGCTATCCAGGATGGAGCTTTGCGGCCCGGGCCGGTTTGGCCGAGGAAGTGGTCCGAGACCTCAAGGAGGCCATGTTCGCCTTGGATATCGACGACCCGGATCACCGTTTGATCCTTGAAAGCGCGGCCATGCGCGGCATCATTCCAGCTGCTCCCGAGGATTTCGACGCCGTACGCGAGCTGGTCCGTCGGGCCGGCTTGGAGTAG
- a CDS encoding response regulator produces MANILVLDDVLDVGMMLRRILTRKGHQVHVFSDEEPAFDHARKNPVDMAILDIKLKKMSGVEVLDELKKINPKIRVMMLTGYPTLETAREALQLGADEYCVKPIDIDELEEKTSEILAKG; encoded by the coding sequence ATGGCCAATATACTGGTTTTGGACGATGTCCTGGACGTAGGCATGATGCTGCGCCGCATCCTGACCCGCAAAGGCCACCAGGTTCACGTATTCAGCGACGAGGAGCCGGCTTTCGACCATGCCCGCAAAAACCCCGTGGACATGGCCATCCTGGACATCAAGCTGAAGAAGATGAGCGGGGTGGAAGTCCTGGACGAGCTGAAAAAAATCAACCCGAAAATTCGGGTGATGATGCTCACCGGCTACCCTACCCTGGAAACGGCCAGGGAGGCCTTGCAGCTGGGAGCCGACGAATACTGCGTCAAGCCGATTGATATCGACGAACTGGAAGAAAAGACGTCCGAGATTCTGGCCAAGGGATGA